The Pyxidicoccus trucidator genome includes a region encoding these proteins:
- a CDS encoding HEAT repeat domain-containing protein, which produces MAQPQKAAQEASAELTPEAREKVELAKTFAFHLLKGIKQIGMYRHNESRFPEFLAKAVESISSYNEKYGPLSLKVEQQNLMLHGESLFSEDTPLPYKFFRDGIRQLIFRPGLLVEELVTFTLIALSEPERGADDVLAQLWRASMEHVEYVVVEGFSMENANEEEVQVEVDKVVGYLYSRLQTNSDDYLRFARVSAEDLDSKLEGVEQIRGLVVGGRHATDELKAKLQREVMEEESARLFPKLVSAVFQVVEGGVEDAALLEEIFVQLLDMLLLQDDFATVNQIVLKLRALAQREGGEALGRMLEGFLHKMGEEQRLSQLGESLKSTRAKHPADVTRYMQALGRDSIVPLLNVLETIEVPENRALLCDVLAGFARELPDPFVVRLMSDRPQTVRDMVYILEKSNHPERVKMFSQVLKSPNLVVKLEVLNIIGRGRTGEARRMVADALKDPISQVRMLAAKLLPEFDRDAAYADLMRVVRDATFEKKVPEERVAIYTAIGATGTPGALSLFQQMLAVKPSLLNKKRVMEDKFLAIHGLAGACSIQAYKMLQAVVEDKSQPLEVLTAARKAMYQTRKTLFGDSALPEEA; this is translated from the coding sequence ATGGCCCAGCCCCAGAAAGCCGCACAGGAAGCAAGCGCCGAGCTCACCCCCGAGGCGCGGGAGAAGGTGGAGTTGGCGAAGACGTTCGCCTTCCACCTGCTCAAGGGCATCAAGCAGATTGGCATGTACCGCCACAACGAGTCGCGCTTCCCGGAGTTCCTGGCGAAGGCCGTCGAATCCATCAGCAGCTACAACGAGAAGTACGGCCCGCTGTCGCTGAAGGTGGAGCAGCAGAACCTGATGCTGCATGGAGAGTCGCTGTTCTCCGAGGACACGCCGCTTCCCTACAAGTTCTTCCGGGACGGCATCCGCCAGCTCATCTTCCGCCCGGGCCTGCTGGTGGAGGAGCTGGTCACCTTCACGCTCATCGCCCTGTCCGAGCCGGAGCGCGGCGCGGACGACGTGCTGGCGCAGCTGTGGCGCGCGAGCATGGAGCACGTCGAGTACGTGGTGGTGGAAGGCTTCTCCATGGAGAACGCCAACGAGGAGGAGGTCCAGGTCGAGGTGGACAAGGTCGTGGGCTACCTCTACTCGCGGCTGCAGACCAACTCGGATGACTACCTGCGCTTCGCGCGCGTGTCCGCGGAGGACCTGGACTCCAAGCTGGAGGGCGTGGAGCAGATTCGCGGCCTCGTGGTGGGCGGCCGGCACGCGACGGACGAGCTGAAGGCGAAGCTGCAGCGCGAGGTGATGGAGGAGGAGAGCGCGCGGCTGTTCCCCAAGCTGGTGAGCGCCGTGTTCCAGGTGGTGGAGGGCGGCGTGGAGGACGCCGCGCTGCTGGAGGAAATCTTCGTCCAGCTGCTGGACATGCTCCTCCTCCAGGACGACTTCGCCACGGTGAATCAAATCGTCCTCAAGCTGCGCGCGCTGGCCCAGCGGGAAGGGGGCGAGGCGCTGGGGCGGATGCTGGAGGGCTTCCTGCACAAGATGGGCGAGGAGCAGCGCCTGTCTCAGCTGGGCGAGTCACTCAAGTCGACGCGCGCGAAGCACCCGGCGGACGTGACGCGCTACATGCAGGCGCTCGGCCGGGACTCCATCGTCCCGCTGCTCAACGTGCTGGAGACCATCGAAGTGCCGGAGAACCGCGCGCTGCTGTGCGACGTGCTGGCGGGCTTCGCGCGCGAGCTGCCGGACCCCTTCGTCGTCCGCCTGATGTCGGACCGTCCGCAGACGGTGCGCGACATGGTCTACATCCTGGAGAAGAGCAACCACCCGGAGCGGGTGAAGATGTTCTCCCAGGTACTCAAGAGCCCCAACCTGGTGGTGAAGCTGGAGGTCCTCAACATCATCGGCCGCGGTCGCACCGGCGAGGCGCGGCGCATGGTGGCCGACGCGCTGAAGGACCCCATCTCCCAGGTGCGAATGCTGGCGGCGAAGCTCCTGCCGGAGTTCGACCGCGACGCGGCCTACGCGGACCTGATGCGGGTGGTGCGCGACGCCACCTTCGAGAAGAAGGTGCCGGAGGAGCGCGTGGCCATCTACACGGCCATCGGCGCCACCGGCACCCCCGGAGCGCTGTCGCTGTTCCAGCAGATGCTGGCGGTGAAGCCCTCGCTGCTCAACAAGAAGCGGGTGATGGAGGACAAGTTCCTGGCCATCCACGGGCTGGCCGGCGCGTG
- a CDS encoding OPT family oligopeptide transporter gives MAHGNPPVVDDRVPVAETHSAHTHRPYIPADKSPLEMTLRGLLLGSVLGIVFAASSVYLAIKVGLTVSASIPVAVLSIAFFRALGSSNILENTIVQTTGSAGESLAFGVAAALPALLLLGYDISLTHAFLTAALGGVLGVLMMIPLRQGLIVQEHGRLPYPEGTASADVLIVGEQGGTNARTVIIGFLVGGIYKFAYSGMKLFREVLSTPLKGLKSATLSTEVSPELLGVGYIIGPRVASITFAGGVLSYLILIPAISFFGSGLDTPLLVHNGQLIRDMSPDQIRNAYVLYIGAGAVATGGLISLIRSMPTIIGAFQRSVATLRASRNQGAALVQLRTEQDLPITVVLVGSLLLVLAIWLAPPLEVNFISAILIIIFGFFFVTVSARITGEIGSSSNPISGMVVATLLVTCLVYLLLGWTSSEDRFMALTTAAIVGIAASNGGTTAQDLKTAFLVGGTPRKQQVALFVGVLTSAMFIGLVLVTLNRGATVTIPEPHPGVQLSEMTQETRSQYTFPWQVSREALASRGLDAAALRKAVWAQGYELNTQPDGALELRSWREVTAQDVAGVTLSPQSGAQVKVADLGAVTAGPQRTYKEGFVRGADTPVPAGKYLVDEAGTIQYVVDPGIGGRVSVYEGQALTRYSAPKAQLFALIIDGILTQRLPWDLVLLGVFIALMLELCGVSALPFAVGVYLPISSSAPLFVGGMVRYLVDRVRGGSAAESEFSPGTLLSSGYIAGGSIAGVLIAFLEIATDGAGTRALNLPAALGHQGALGGFLNTVGESELAHPLWSNLWGLLFFGGLTFFLLRSALRGQSAAVALPPQKGA, from the coding sequence TTGGCCCACGGAAACCCGCCGGTCGTCGACGACCGCGTCCCTGTCGCGGAGACGCACTCCGCCCACACCCATCGCCCGTACATCCCCGCGGACAAGTCGCCCCTGGAGATGACCCTTCGCGGGCTGCTGCTCGGCTCGGTCCTGGGCATCGTGTTCGCGGCGTCTTCCGTGTACCTGGCCATCAAGGTCGGCCTCACGGTGTCCGCGTCCATTCCGGTGGCGGTGCTCTCCATCGCCTTCTTCCGGGCGCTGGGCAGCTCCAACATCCTGGAGAACACCATCGTCCAGACGACGGGCTCGGCCGGCGAGTCCCTCGCGTTCGGCGTGGCGGCGGCGCTCCCCGCGCTGCTCCTGCTGGGCTACGACATCAGCCTCACCCACGCCTTCCTCACGGCGGCGCTGGGCGGCGTGCTCGGCGTGCTGATGATGATTCCGCTGCGCCAGGGCCTCATCGTCCAGGAGCACGGCAGGCTCCCCTACCCGGAGGGCACCGCCAGCGCGGACGTGCTCATCGTCGGCGAGCAGGGCGGCACCAACGCGCGCACGGTCATCATCGGCTTCCTGGTGGGCGGCATCTACAAGTTCGCCTACTCGGGCATGAAGCTGTTCCGCGAGGTGCTGAGCACGCCCCTCAAGGGCCTGAAGAGCGCCACGCTGTCCACCGAGGTGAGCCCGGAGCTGCTGGGCGTGGGCTACATCATCGGCCCGCGCGTGGCGTCCATCACCTTCGCCGGTGGCGTGCTGAGCTACCTCATCCTCATCCCCGCCATCTCCTTCTTCGGCAGCGGGCTGGACACGCCGTTGCTGGTGCACAACGGGCAGCTCATCCGGGACATGTCGCCGGACCAGATTCGCAACGCGTACGTGCTCTACATCGGCGCGGGCGCGGTGGCCACGGGCGGCCTCATCAGCCTCATCCGCTCCATGCCCACCATCATCGGCGCCTTCCAGCGCAGCGTGGCGACGCTCCGGGCCTCGCGCAACCAGGGCGCCGCGCTGGTGCAGCTGCGCACCGAGCAGGACCTGCCCATCACCGTGGTGCTCGTGGGCAGCCTGCTGCTGGTGCTGGCCATCTGGCTGGCGCCGCCGCTGGAGGTCAACTTCATCTCCGCCATCCTCATCATCATCTTCGGCTTCTTCTTCGTGACGGTGAGCGCGCGAATCACGGGTGAGATTGGCAGCTCGTCCAACCCCATCTCCGGCATGGTGGTGGCCACGCTGCTCGTCACCTGCCTCGTGTACCTGCTGCTGGGGTGGACGTCCTCCGAGGACCGCTTCATGGCGCTCACCACGGCGGCCATCGTCGGCATCGCCGCGTCCAACGGCGGCACCACCGCGCAGGACCTCAAGACGGCCTTCCTCGTGGGCGGCACGCCCCGCAAGCAGCAGGTGGCCCTGTTCGTCGGCGTGCTGACCAGCGCCATGTTCATCGGCCTGGTGCTGGTGACGCTCAACCGCGGCGCCACCGTCACCATCCCCGAGCCGCACCCGGGCGTGCAGCTCTCCGAGATGACGCAGGAGACGCGCTCCCAGTACACCTTCCCCTGGCAGGTGTCCCGCGAGGCGCTGGCGTCGCGCGGCCTGGACGCGGCGGCGCTGCGCAAGGCCGTCTGGGCACAGGGCTACGAGCTGAACACGCAGCCGGACGGCGCGCTGGAGCTGCGCAGCTGGCGCGAGGTGACGGCGCAGGACGTGGCCGGCGTGACGCTGAGCCCGCAGAGCGGGGCGCAGGTGAAGGTGGCGGACCTGGGCGCCGTCACGGCGGGCCCCCAGCGCACGTACAAGGAAGGCTTCGTGCGCGGCGCGGACACGCCGGTGCCCGCGGGCAAGTACCTCGTCGACGAGGCCGGCACGATTCAATACGTGGTGGACCCGGGCATCGGCGGCCGCGTCAGCGTGTACGAGGGCCAGGCCCTCACCCGCTACTCCGCCCCCAAGGCGCAGCTCTTCGCGCTCATCATCGACGGCATCCTCACCCAGCGGCTGCCGTGGGACCTGGTGCTCCTGGGCGTCTTCATCGCGCTGATGCTGGAGCTGTGCGGCGTGTCCGCCCTGCCCTTCGCCGTCGGCGTGTACCTGCCCATCAGCAGCAGCGCCCCGCTCTTCGTGGGCGGCATGGTGCGCTACCTGGTGGACCGCGTGCGCGGCGGCTCGGCGGCCGAGTCCGAGTTCTCCCCGGGCACCCTGCTGTCCTCCGGCTACATCGCCGGTGGCTCCATCGCCGGCGTGCTCATCGCCTTCCTGGAGATTGCCACCGACGGCGCCGGCACCCGCGCCCTCAACCTGCCGGCCGCGCTGGGCCACCAGGGCGCCCTGGGCGGCTTCCTCAACACGGTGGGCGAGAGCGAGCTGGCACACCCCCTCTGGTCCAACCTCTGGGGCCTGCTCTTCTTCGGCGGCCTCACCTTCTTCCTGCTGCGCTCCGCCCTCCGGGGGCAGAGCGCCGCGGTGGCTCTGCCTCCGCAGAAGGGCGCCTGA
- a CDS encoding RNA polymerase factor sigma-32 encodes MQASTEQSSNSGSLAMYLSEINHYSLLTVEEEQELARRFIKGDLAAGHRLVTSNLRFVVKVAYEYRSYGIKMSDLIQEGNIGLMKAVQKFDPDKGIRLISYAVWWIRAYIQNYILKSWSLVKLGTTQAQRKLFFSLARTRRELEKFGSGDAIVNVDDIARRLHVKPGEVREMEQRMGGRDLSLDAPMGEDGGNSHVDFVVSAAAPQDDEFADKEEAGLINARVRTALMRLDPRERFIIEQRVMNERPMTLKELGEHFGFSRERARQLEIRAKDKLKSELAALMAEVDPEAAAAMQQ; translated from the coding sequence ATGCAGGCTTCCACCGAGCAGTCGTCCAACTCCGGCTCTCTCGCGATGTACCTCTCGGAGATCAACCACTACTCCCTCCTCACGGTGGAGGAGGAGCAGGAGCTGGCGCGGCGCTTCATCAAGGGGGACCTGGCCGCGGGCCACCGCCTGGTGACGTCCAACCTGCGCTTCGTCGTGAAGGTGGCGTACGAGTACCGCTCCTACGGCATCAAGATGTCCGACCTCATCCAGGAGGGGAACATCGGCCTGATGAAGGCCGTGCAGAAGTTCGACCCGGACAAGGGCATCCGCCTCATCTCCTACGCGGTGTGGTGGATTCGCGCGTACATCCAGAACTACATCCTCAAGAGCTGGAGCCTGGTGAAGCTCGGGACCACGCAGGCGCAGCGCAAGCTGTTCTTCAGCCTGGCCCGCACGCGCCGCGAGCTGGAGAAGTTCGGCAGCGGCGACGCCATCGTCAACGTGGATGACATCGCCCGCCGCCTGCACGTGAAGCCCGGCGAGGTGCGTGAGATGGAGCAGCGCATGGGCGGGCGTGACCTGTCCCTGGACGCGCCCATGGGCGAGGACGGCGGCAACAGCCACGTGGACTTCGTGGTGAGCGCCGCCGCGCCGCAGGACGACGAGTTCGCGGACAAGGAGGAGGCGGGCCTCATCAACGCCCGCGTCCGCACCGCGCTGATGCGGTTGGATCCTCGCGAGCGCTTCATCATCGAGCAGCGGGTCATGAACGAGCGGCCGATGACGCTCAAGGAGCTGGGTGAGCACTTCGGCTTCTCCCGCGAGCGCGCCCGCCAGCTGGAGATTCGCGCCAAGGACAAGCTCAAGTCCGAGCTGGCCGCGCTGATGGCCGAGGTGGACCCCGAGGCCGCCGCCGCCATGCAGCAGTAG
- a CDS encoding transglutaminase TgpA family protein encodes MRQGSRLRLVLRDLGSGAAFASMAVSGQLPAWTLALYGLALVCALAGWRLFARRAKLTALLLLVAAVVLGMNVLAGALNLVVAACGFAGLISAHRLLSAPEPATDGQVHLSGLLMVAGGAALSGELVYGFFLVAFSVLSSLSLALGVVEAAVPEGEPMPVREVMRPLAKGLLFAVAGAVAFFILFPRLNWNMMGPRTSPGLGAATTGFSDTVRLGGAGTIKGNPRIVLRSTLSPDPGKEYLDAYWLGRTYDIFDGQEWTSVGRPPRGRLFMVTLRPGAEGLVHQRMELLPAYGARTAVALESPARLGNAAAHTQTGSRRITLQEMGGGEVRFLDPATSYTYEAYSLPPGGSGDKFEDLPADEQDALLTLPEAIDARVGQTAARVLNGEREPLAAARKLADWLQREHAYTLELSGDVEDPLADFLFERKAGHCEHFATALTLMLRTQGIRARLATGFFGGERVAGGYIVRAGDAHAWTHVLVPGRGFVTVDATPPSHRASQSSVVLQRLLALYEAMEAGWRSAVVDYSFRDQMDVARALVRPPRSRTGEEKPSRLPPLRAWAAALVAGMVAYAAWRVLARFLDRERPHEATRFVDAVEAQLASARLERPEGETLEDLDARLTREGHPLSPALSPITRRYLEARFGGRPLRQGEAAVLLATLKRAVADEARRAADESRTPRARRAS; translated from the coding sequence ATGAGGCAGGGCTCGCGGCTGCGGCTGGTGCTGAGGGACCTGGGCTCCGGCGCCGCCTTCGCCTCCATGGCGGTGTCCGGGCAGTTGCCGGCGTGGACGCTCGCGCTGTACGGGCTGGCGCTGGTATGCGCGCTCGCCGGGTGGCGGCTGTTCGCGAGGAGGGCGAAGCTCACCGCGCTGCTGCTGCTGGTGGCGGCGGTGGTGCTGGGCATGAACGTCCTGGCCGGCGCGCTCAACCTCGTGGTGGCGGCGTGCGGCTTCGCGGGGCTCATCTCCGCGCACCGCCTGCTGTCCGCGCCCGAGCCGGCCACCGACGGACAGGTGCACCTGTCCGGGCTGCTGATGGTGGCGGGCGGCGCGGCCCTGTCCGGCGAGCTCGTCTACGGCTTCTTCCTGGTGGCCTTCAGCGTGCTGTCCAGCCTGTCGCTGGCGCTGGGCGTGGTGGAGGCGGCGGTGCCGGAGGGCGAGCCCATGCCGGTGCGCGAGGTGATGCGCCCGCTGGCGAAGGGGCTGCTCTTCGCGGTGGCCGGCGCGGTGGCCTTCTTCATCCTCTTCCCGCGTCTCAACTGGAACATGATGGGCCCCCGCACCTCGCCGGGCCTGGGCGCTGCCACCACCGGCTTCTCCGACACCGTGCGGCTGGGCGGCGCGGGCACCATCAAGGGCAACCCCCGCATCGTCCTGCGCTCCACCCTCTCCCCGGACCCCGGGAAGGAGTACCTGGACGCGTACTGGCTGGGCCGCACCTACGACATCTTCGATGGTCAGGAGTGGACGAGCGTGGGCCGCCCGCCTCGCGGAAGGCTCTTCATGGTGACGCTGCGCCCCGGCGCCGAGGGCCTCGTCCACCAGCGCATGGAGCTGCTGCCCGCCTACGGAGCCCGGACGGCGGTGGCGCTGGAGTCGCCCGCAAGGCTGGGCAACGCGGCGGCCCATACACAGACGGGAAGCCGGCGCATCACCCTGCAGGAGATGGGCGGCGGCGAGGTGCGCTTCCTGGACCCCGCCACCTCGTACACCTACGAGGCCTACAGCCTGCCGCCCGGCGGCAGCGGCGACAAGTTCGAGGACCTCCCTGCCGATGAGCAGGACGCGCTGCTGACGCTGCCGGAGGCGATAGATGCCCGCGTCGGGCAGACGGCCGCACGGGTGCTGAACGGCGAGCGCGAGCCGCTGGCCGCCGCGCGGAAGCTGGCCGACTGGCTGCAACGGGAGCACGCATACACGCTGGAGCTGAGCGGGGACGTGGAAGACCCGCTCGCCGACTTCCTCTTCGAGCGCAAGGCGGGGCACTGCGAGCACTTCGCCACCGCCCTCACGCTGATGCTGCGCACGCAGGGCATCCGCGCGCGGCTGGCCACCGGCTTCTTCGGCGGCGAGCGCGTGGCGGGTGGCTACATCGTCCGCGCGGGCGACGCGCATGCCTGGACGCACGTACTGGTGCCGGGGCGCGGCTTCGTCACCGTGGATGCGACTCCGCCCTCCCACCGCGCCAGCCAGTCCTCCGTCGTCCTCCAGCGGTTGCTTGCCCTCTACGAGGCGATGGAGGCGGGCTGGCGCAGCGCCGTCGTCGACTACTCCTTCCGGGACCAGATGGACGTGGCGCGGGCACTCGTCCGCCCGCCGCGCTCCCGGACCGGAGAGGAGAAGCCGAGCCGCCTGCCCCCGCTGCGCGCCTGGGCCGCCGCGCTGGTCGCCGGCATGGTGGCCTATGCGGCCTGGCGAGTGCTCGCCCGCTTCCTCGACCGCGAGCGCCCGCATGAGGCCACGCGCTTCGTGGACGCCGTGGAGGCCCAGCTCGCCTCCGCACGCCTCGAGCGCCCCGAGGGCGAGACGCTGGAGGACCTGGATGCGCGGCTCACGCGCGAGGGCCATCCGCTCTCCCCTGCCCTGAGCCCCATCACCCGCCGCTATCTGGAGGCCCGCTTCGGCGGCCGCCCCCTGCGGCAGGGCGAGGCGGCCGTGCTCCTCGCGACACTCAAGCGCGCCGTCGCCGACGAGGCCCGTCGCGCCGCCGACGAGAGCCGCACGCCGCGCGCACGCCGCGCCTCCTGA
- a CDS encoding DUF58 domain-containing protein, translating into MKLRRKPWWAWLRARLRPPRTLKVTRIGRTYLVVTFGVGLGALNTGNNLLYLLLGLLLSMVVVSGVLSERCIRDLSVRRVGTDAAFAAEPFAFRWALSKKRGHGFALTLAEADSPLTGEGGVGYLRAGVDHVVRADLTAPQRGPVLLTGVRVTTTWPLGLFAKTRVFPLEGTLLVYPRRGYACQDPGEAERGPVGDAGNPRRNDGTGDVSGLRELMQGEDARRIHWKKSAALGKLLRVEREREERRTWVLAVAAGLEGDALERRCEEVAALAHRLIEEGHEVGLDTADGRLRPAAGSAQERRVLRTLAWLGHEGPRGEEEAA; encoded by the coding sequence GTGAAGCTCCGCCGCAAGCCGTGGTGGGCCTGGCTCCGCGCCCGGCTCCGGCCACCGCGCACCCTCAAGGTGACGCGCATCGGCCGCACGTACCTGGTGGTGACGTTCGGCGTGGGCCTGGGCGCCCTCAACACCGGCAACAACCTGCTCTACCTGCTGCTGGGCCTGCTGCTCAGCATGGTGGTGGTGTCGGGCGTGCTGTCCGAGCGCTGCATCCGCGACTTGTCCGTGCGGCGCGTGGGCACCGACGCGGCCTTCGCGGCGGAGCCCTTCGCCTTCCGCTGGGCCCTCTCGAAGAAGCGGGGCCATGGCTTCGCCCTCACGCTGGCGGAGGCGGACTCGCCGCTGACGGGCGAGGGCGGCGTGGGCTACCTGCGCGCGGGCGTGGACCACGTGGTGCGGGCGGACCTCACCGCGCCCCAGCGGGGCCCGGTGCTGCTGACGGGCGTGCGCGTGACGACGACGTGGCCGCTGGGCCTGTTCGCCAAGACGCGCGTCTTCCCGCTGGAGGGCACGCTGCTCGTGTACCCGCGGCGCGGCTATGCCTGCCAGGACCCGGGCGAGGCGGAGCGCGGCCCGGTGGGTGACGCCGGCAACCCGCGCCGCAACGACGGCACCGGCGACGTGTCCGGCCTGCGCGAGCTGATGCAGGGCGAGGACGCGCGCCGCATCCACTGGAAGAAGAGCGCCGCCCTGGGGAAGCTGCTGCGCGTGGAGCGCGAGCGCGAGGAGCGGCGCACCTGGGTGCTGGCGGTGGCGGCCGGGCTCGAGGGCGACGCGCTGGAGCGCCGCTGCGAGGAGGTGGCCGCGCTGGCCCACCGCCTCATCGAGGAGGGCCACGAGGTGGGGCTGGACACGGCGGACGGCCGTCTGCGTCCGGCCGCGGGCAGCGCGCAGGAGCGCCGCGTCCTCCGGACCCTGGCGTGGCTGGGCCACGAGGGGCCCCGAGGCGAAGAGGAGGCGGCATGA
- a CDS encoding AAA family ATPase, with product MNQPARVLSPVPSPASARSAMERIATQLGRAVQGKEAQAQLVVTCVVAGGHLLLEDVPGVGKTTLAEALARACGLSFSRVQFTADLMPADILGAQVFHAQSATFQFRPGPLFRQLVLADELNRAPPRTQSALLEAMAQGQVSLDGATYPLPPPFTVVATQNPVDFSGTYPLPDSQLDRFMVRMSLGHPAPEVEARLLATRGGAPALDAVEGVSGPEEVASLRALAAELKLDAAVAEFVVRLATATRQHGDIERGASTRAVLALGAAARAQALWEARDFVTPGDVRAVLVPCWAHRVLLRSAVQGVTARDEAAHLLEEIARKVPAPR from the coding sequence ATGAATCAGCCTGCCCGCGTCCTGTCCCCCGTCCCCTCTCCTGCCTCCGCGCGCTCGGCGATGGAACGGATCGCCACCCAGCTGGGTCGCGCGGTCCAGGGCAAGGAGGCCCAGGCCCAGCTCGTCGTGACGTGCGTGGTTGCCGGAGGGCACCTCCTCCTGGAGGACGTGCCAGGTGTGGGCAAGACGACACTCGCCGAGGCCCTGGCCCGGGCCTGTGGCTTGAGCTTCTCGCGCGTCCAGTTCACCGCGGACCTGATGCCCGCCGACATCCTCGGCGCCCAGGTCTTCCACGCGCAGTCCGCCACCTTCCAGTTCCGCCCCGGTCCCCTCTTCCGTCAGCTGGTGCTGGCGGATGAGCTGAACCGCGCCCCGCCGCGCACCCAGTCCGCGCTGCTGGAGGCCATGGCCCAGGGCCAGGTGTCGCTGGACGGCGCGACGTACCCCCTGCCCCCGCCCTTCACGGTGGTGGCCACGCAGAACCCGGTGGACTTCTCCGGCACCTACCCGCTGCCGGACTCGCAGCTGGACCGCTTCATGGTGCGCATGTCGCTGGGCCACCCCGCCCCCGAGGTGGAGGCGCGCCTGCTGGCCACGCGCGGCGGCGCCCCGGCCCTGGACGCGGTGGAGGGGGTATCCGGCCCCGAGGAGGTCGCCTCCCTGCGCGCCCTGGCCGCGGAGCTGAAGCTGGACGCGGCGGTGGCGGAGTTCGTGGTGCGGCTGGCCACGGCCACCCGCCAGCACGGCGACATCGAGCGTGGCGCGTCCACCCGCGCGGTGCTGGCGCTGGGCGCCGCGGCGCGGGCGCAGGCGCTGTGGGAGGCCCGGGACTTCGTGACGCCGGGCGACGTGCGCGCGGTGCTGGTGCCCTGCTGGGCGCACCGCGTGCTGCTGCGCAGCGCCGTGCAGGGCGTGACGGCGCGGGACGAGGCGGCGCATCTTCTGGAGGAGATCGCCCGAAAGGTCCCGGCGCCCCGGTGA
- a CDS encoding STAS domain-containing protein: protein MAGLQIHREEVAGCVTLRLEGILDGRTAQEVRTSLEGLSGREVVLDFTHLREFKDSAVGVLTRNLVERPVQLRGLATHHERMFRYFGVGAAPSQRRAYYTPEDILSA from the coding sequence ATGGCGGGGCTACAGATCCACCGTGAGGAAGTCGCAGGTTGTGTCACCCTTCGTCTGGAAGGCATCCTGGACGGCAGGACGGCGCAGGAAGTGCGTACCTCCCTGGAAGGGCTGAGCGGTCGCGAGGTCGTGCTGGACTTCACGCACCTGCGGGAGTTCAAGGACAGCGCGGTCGGCGTGTTGACGAGGAACCTGGTGGAGCGGCCCGTGCAGCTGCGCGGACTCGCCACGCACCATGAGCGGATGTTCCGGTACTTCGGCGTGGGCGCGGCTCCGTCCCAGCGTCGCGCGTACTACACGCCCGAGGACATCCTCTCGGCGTGA
- a CDS encoding lytic transglycosylase domain-containing protein: MRGWTVAMTTAAMLVGSGAFAFPVQVPEGPQGEAPEVMELRAQLSAREAELKSALAKLQAYEDEADYGEAERLGVAELVKASGLPERQQRRLAVTIVREARRNNVDPLLVVAVIKCESSFNNYAVSGVGAMGLMQVMPDTGKYLADKSGYRLGRSSNLFDSETNVMLGTAYLADLIQRFGTVEKALVAYNAGPGLARRILAKPEVRKKFMAGYPTKVVKEFRKLKAHQERQLTLLDQQTTVDRKG; the protein is encoded by the coding sequence ATGCGGGGCTGGACGGTGGCGATGACGACGGCGGCGATGCTGGTGGGCTCGGGGGCCTTTGCGTTTCCGGTGCAGGTGCCGGAGGGGCCGCAGGGCGAGGCGCCGGAAGTGATGGAGCTGCGCGCACAGCTGTCCGCGCGTGAGGCCGAGCTGAAGTCGGCCCTGGCGAAGCTGCAGGCGTACGAGGACGAGGCGGACTACGGCGAGGCGGAGCGGCTGGGCGTGGCCGAGCTGGTGAAGGCCTCCGGCCTGCCGGAGCGTCAGCAGCGCCGGCTGGCGGTGACCATCGTCCGCGAGGCGCGGCGCAACAACGTGGACCCGCTGCTGGTGGTGGCGGTCATCAAGTGCGAGAGCAGCTTCAACAACTACGCGGTCTCCGGGGTGGGGGCCATGGGGCTGATGCAGGTGATGCCGGACACCGGCAAGTACCTGGCGGACAAGTCCGGCTACCGGCTGGGTCGCTCCAGCAACCTCTTCGACTCCGAGACGAACGTCATGCTGGGCACCGCGTACCTGGCGGACCTCATCCAGCGCTTCGGCACCGTGGAGAAGGCGCTCGTCGCGTACAACGCCGGCCCCGGGCTGGCCAGGCGCATCCTCGCCAAGCCCGAGGTCCGCAAGAAGTTCATGGCCGGCTATCCGACGAAGGTCGTGAAGGAGTTCCGGAAGCTGAAGGCCCACCAGGAGCGCCAGCTGACCCTTCTCGATCAGCAGACGACGGTTGATCGCAAGGGATGA
- a CDS encoding lmo0937 family membrane protein, producing the protein MYWTMGMILLVLWALGMTAGSTEGYWVHLLLLFSFVAFLLAVVSHGRRTATS; encoded by the coding sequence GTGTACTGGACGATGGGAATGATCCTGCTGGTGTTGTGGGCGCTGGGGATGACCGCGGGCTCGACGGAGGGCTACTGGGTCCACCTGCTGCTGCTGTTCTCCTTCGTGGCCTTCCTGTTGGCGGTGGTGTCCCACGGCCGCAGGACGGCGACCTCATGA